In Thauera sp. JM12B12, one DNA window encodes the following:
- a CDS encoding DUF1156 domain-containing protein: MTPIKTPKKLIEVALPLDAINVAAAREKSIRHGHPSTLHLWWARRPLAAARAVIFAQMVNDPGYERHLGRGVNKEKAAIERERLFKIIEDLVQWENTNNEEVLARAREEIWKSWRETCALNKGHPQAAEFFNPDKLPAFHDPFAGGGALPLEAQRLGLESYASDLNPVAVTINKAMIEIPPRFAGRAPVGPHIPGDKQGKLAEDWSGAKGLAEDVRRYGVWMRAEAEKRIGYLYPKIEVTAEMVAERPDLKPLLGQKLTVIAWLWARTVKSPNPAFSHAEVPLASTFVLSSKEGKEAYVEPVVEGDGYRFTVKVGALTEGAKTGTKATGRGANFQCLLSGAPIGGDYIKAEGQAGRMGARLMAIVAEGVRGRIYLAPTRKHEFIANQASPTWQPDTEFFQQALGFRVGNYGLTKWSDLFTKRQLLALSTFCDLVGEAIEKVRADAMTSGVADDGIPLELNGTGATGYAQAVGVYLALSASKTANRSSTIVTFKSGVQCPGDTFGRQALPMSWDFAEANVVTGPSGSFESMLENTVAGLLANGATPGAIGNALQQDASTQTISTAKVVSTDPPYYDNIGYADLSDFFYMWLRRSLKPVYPALFGTLAVPKQEELVATPHRHGGKEAAERFFLEGMTSTMQNIAMHAHSTFPVTIYYAFKQAETEVKGGTASTGWETFLGAVIDAGFAITGTWPMSTERENRKRNQDSNALASSIVLVCRKRDADAATVSRREFIRELNAVLPEALMDMTRGGINSPVAPVDLSQAIIGPGMAIFSQYAAVLEADGKPMSVRTALQLINRFLAEDDFDHDTQFCLHWFEGQGWATGKYGEADVLARAKGTSVTGLTEAGVVESGKGDLRLLKWAEMPRDWNPETDTRVPVWEALHQMIRALNQDGETAAGALLARMPARAEPIRALAYRLYTLCERKGWAEDARAYNELITAWSGVERGASEAGHVGSQGSLDI, from the coding sequence ATGACCCCCATCAAAACCCCCAAAAAACTCATCGAAGTCGCCCTCCCGCTCGACGCCATCAACGTCGCCGCGGCGCGCGAGAAGTCGATCCGCCACGGCCACCCCAGCACGCTGCACCTGTGGTGGGCGCGCCGGCCCTTGGCGGCCGCACGGGCGGTGATCTTTGCGCAGATGGTCAATGACCCCGGCTATGAGCGCCACCTGGGGCGCGGGGTGAACAAGGAAAAGGCCGCCATCGAGCGCGAGCGTCTTTTCAAGATCATCGAAGACCTCGTGCAGTGGGAGAACACCAACAACGAAGAGGTGCTCGCCCGCGCCCGCGAGGAGATCTGGAAGAGCTGGCGCGAGACCTGCGCGCTCAACAAGGGCCACCCGCAGGCGGCCGAGTTCTTCAACCCGGACAAGCTGCCCGCCTTCCATGATCCTTTCGCGGGCGGGGGCGCGCTGCCGCTGGAGGCGCAGCGCCTGGGGCTGGAGAGCTACGCCAGCGACCTCAACCCGGTGGCGGTCACCATCAACAAGGCGATGATCGAGATCCCGCCGCGCTTTGCCGGCCGCGCGCCGGTGGGGCCGCACATCCCCGGCGACAAGCAGGGCAAGCTGGCCGAAGACTGGTCCGGCGCCAAGGGTCTGGCCGAGGACGTGCGCCGCTACGGCGTCTGGATGCGGGCGGAAGCGGAAAAGCGCATCGGCTACCTGTACCCGAAGATCGAAGTTACCGCCGAGATGGTCGCCGAGCGCCCGGACCTGAAGCCGCTGCTCGGGCAGAAGCTCACCGTGATCGCGTGGCTGTGGGCGCGCACGGTAAAAAGCCCCAACCCCGCCTTCAGCCATGCCGAAGTGCCGCTGGCCTCGACCTTCGTGCTGTCGAGCAAGGAAGGCAAAGAGGCGTATGTGGAGCCGGTGGTTGAGGGGGATGGTTACCGGTTCACTGTGAAGGTAGGAGCGCTGACCGAGGGAGCGAAAACTGGCACCAAAGCTACAGGGCGTGGTGCCAATTTCCAATGCCTTCTCTCTGGTGCTCCGATTGGGGGCGACTACATCAAGGCTGAAGGTCAAGCGGGGCGCATGGGTGCGCGTCTGATGGCGATTGTCGCCGAGGGTGTTCGTGGGCGCATTTATCTAGCACCAACTCGAAAGCACGAATTCATTGCGAATCAAGCTTCACCGACTTGGCAACCGGATACTGAATTCTTCCAACAAGCACTCGGTTTTCGCGTTGGGAATTATGGGTTGACGAAATGGAGTGACCTCTTTACGAAGCGGCAACTGCTTGCCCTTTCAACCTTTTGTGACTTGGTCGGAGAGGCCATTGAAAAAGTGAGAGCGGATGCGATGACTTCTGGTGTCGCTGATGATGGTATTCCTCTCGAGTTAAATGGGACTGGGGCAACAGGATATGCACAGGCGGTAGGTGTTTATCTGGCCCTCAGCGCGAGCAAAACAGCAAATCGATCGAGTACGATCGTCACATTCAAGTCGGGTGTGCAGTGCCCCGGAGATACCTTTGGTCGGCAAGCACTTCCAATGTCGTGGGACTTTGCAGAGGCAAATGTTGTCACAGGTCCAAGCGGTTCATTTGAAAGCATGCTCGAGAATACAGTTGCTGGTTTGCTTGCAAACGGCGCAACCCCAGGGGCTATTGGAAATGCCTTACAGCAGGACGCAAGCACACAAACGATAAGCACCGCCAAGGTTGTGTCAACGGATCCGCCGTATTACGACAACATTGGATACGCCGACCTGTCAGATTTTTTCTATATGTGGTTGAGACGATCGTTAAAGCCAGTCTATCCAGCTCTTTTTGGAACACTGGCAGTTCCCAAGCAAGAAGAGCTTGTTGCCACACCGCACAGGCATGGCGGTAAAGAGGCTGCGGAGCGGTTCTTCCTTGAGGGTATGACGAGCACTATGCAGAACATCGCAATGCACGCTCATTCGACCTTCCCTGTAACGATCTATTACGCTTTCAAGCAGGCCGAGACTGAGGTTAAGGGAGGTACAGCGAGTACCGGATGGGAGACATTCCTTGGTGCTGTGATTGATGCGGGATTTGCGATCACGGGTACGTGGCCTATGAGCACGGAAAGGGAGAACCGAAAGCGTAACCAAGACAGCAACGCCCTGGCCTCCAGCATTGTCCTCGTCTGCCGCAAGCGCGACGCCGACGCTGCCACCGTCAGCCGCCGCGAGTTCATCCGCGAACTCAACGCCGTGCTTCCCGAGGCACTGATGGACATGACCCGCGGCGGCATCAACAGTCCGGTGGCGCCGGTCGATCTGTCCCAGGCCATCATCGGCCCCGGCATGGCGATCTTCAGCCAGTACGCGGCGGTGCTGGAAGCCGACGGCAAGCCGATGAGCGTGCGCACCGCGCTGCAGCTCATCAACCGCTTCCTCGCCGAGGACGACTTCGACCACGACACCCAGTTCTGCCTGCACTGGTTCGAGGGCCAGGGCTGGGCCACCGGCAAGTATGGCGAGGCCGACGTGCTCGCCCGCGCCAAGGGCACCAGCGTCACCGGCCTGACCGAGGCCGGCGTGGTCGAATCCGGCAAGGGCGATCTGCGCCTGCTGAAATGGGCCGAGATGCCGCGCGACTGGAACCCGGAAACCGACACCCGCGTGCCGGTGTGGGAAGCGCTGCACCAGATGATCCGCGCCCTCAACCAGGACGGCGAAACCGCCGCCGGCGCGCTGCTCGCCCGCATGCCCGCCCGTGCCGAACCCATCCGCGCGCTGGCCTACCGCCTGTACACCCTGTGCGAGCGCAAAGGCTGGGCCGAAGACGCCCGCGCCTACAACGAGCTGATCACCGCCTGGAGCGGCGTGGAGCGCGGGGCGAGCGAGGCAGGGCATGTGGGGTCGCAGGGTAGTCTGGATATCTGA
- a CDS encoding AAA family ATPase gives MRLNRLTLSNFRCFPSLEIALHPRLTVLVAENGQGKSSVLDALRIALWPFVSSFDLASSGYNDPANGITIKDVRLQRMPDGSMSRCLPTRLEVRGDYGAGAAVWKRYRESEKANSKTRSDANTRRMEQWAADLQQRIRDPQSDPQGLSVFGYYGTGRLWSEKKLTKSQKARDETQDMDFYIRTFAYRDCLDPASTYKHFKAWFIWASESYQEQRLKELDRRADPLLLQQAQQRVQAVREAIDSFLRPATGWHSLEYSVSQEKSLVLRHDEYGTLNADQLSDGIRSVLAMIGDIAYRCIKLNPHLGQEAARQTCGVVLIDEVDMHLHPRWQQVILAQLIAAFPRIQFIVTTHSPQVLTTVSRDNIRILEAKESSFEASKPDFSPLAHESGDALAKVMGTQREPELPLQDDIRRYEQLVRTGQEDSADAQQLRGTLENAGYQFHDSDLATWRFLAARKSGKAG, from the coding sequence ATGCGCTTGAACAGGCTCACGCTGAGCAACTTTCGATGTTTTCCATCGCTTGAAATAGCGCTCCATCCGCGGCTGACCGTACTCGTTGCCGAGAATGGGCAGGGCAAATCGTCGGTTCTGGACGCGCTTCGGATCGCGTTGTGGCCCTTCGTCAGCAGCTTCGATCTGGCGTCCAGTGGCTATAACGACCCGGCAAATGGCATCACCATCAAGGATGTCCGCTTGCAGAGAATGCCGGATGGAAGCATGTCCCGCTGCCTGCCGACGCGACTCGAGGTGCGGGGTGACTACGGTGCCGGAGCAGCGGTGTGGAAGCGCTACCGCGAAAGCGAAAAAGCGAACAGCAAAACCAGGAGCGACGCCAACACACGCCGCATGGAGCAATGGGCGGCAGATCTGCAGCAGCGTATCCGCGACCCCCAGTCCGACCCACAGGGCTTGAGCGTTTTTGGCTACTACGGCACAGGCCGCCTCTGGTCCGAAAAGAAGCTGACCAAGTCGCAGAAGGCCAGGGATGAAACCCAGGACATGGATTTCTATATCCGTACCTTCGCCTACCGCGACTGCTTGGACCCGGCCTCCACCTATAAACACTTCAAAGCATGGTTCATCTGGGCCTCGGAAAGCTATCAGGAGCAGCGGCTCAAGGAACTAGATCGCCGCGCGGACCCGCTCCTACTACAACAGGCGCAGCAGCGTGTGCAGGCTGTACGTGAAGCCATAGACAGTTTCCTGCGGCCGGCAACAGGCTGGCACTCGCTTGAATACAGCGTCAGCCAGGAAAAGTCGCTGGTCCTCCGCCATGACGAGTACGGCACCCTCAACGCCGATCAACTCAGCGACGGCATTCGCAGTGTGCTGGCCATGATCGGTGACATCGCCTACCGCTGCATCAAGCTCAACCCGCATCTTGGGCAAGAGGCTGCGCGGCAAACCTGTGGCGTGGTTCTGATCGATGAAGTGGACATGCACCTGCATCCCCGCTGGCAACAGGTCATCCTCGCCCAGTTGATCGCTGCATTCCCTCGCATCCAGTTCATCGTTACAACGCATAGCCCGCAGGTGCTGACCACCGTCAGCCGCGACAACATCCGAATTCTCGAGGCCAAGGAAAGCAGCTTCGAAGCCAGCAAGCCCGATTTCAGCCCGCTGGCGCACGAGTCCGGCGATGCCCTAGCCAAGGTCATGGGTACACAACGTGAGCCTGAGCTACCCCTGCAGGACGACATCCGCCGCTACGAGCAGCTGGTGCGGACCGGGCAGGAAGACAGCGCTGACGCACAGCAACTGCGTGGCACGCTCGAAAACGCGGGCTATCAGTTCCACGACAGCGACTTGGCAACGTGGCGTTTTCTCGCTGCGCGTAAGTCGGGCAAGGCGGGCTGA
- a CDS encoding DUF262 domain-containing protein has protein sequence MQNKKLPIRKIVSYLNDDEAEGGGFWLPNIQRPFVWSEEQITRLFDSIMREYPISTLLVWKTKEAVKHRKFIDNYRRDIKLTDFYVPDNTRSKMMVLDGQQRLQSLFIGLRGSYEGRELYFDVLSGGAAAAPEDIRFRFAFKPVNPGWPWLRFKDLVFEKKKLDNQIAKEIIRSAPAALSDDEEDMIELNVGRARQEFVNDDNITFQELDGIDNPDAYRVDDIVEIFIRANSGGTKLGKSDLLFSLLTSSWDEADGEMEALLEDLNQGSFDFDRDFVLKSCLTMLGRGARYEVGKFRDGKTKEEIIAKWDELAEAIRAVRDLLVSKTYIRSDRAMPSYLALIPLIYYRFHHPAKFAANQDMAAYLLRVLVAGVFGGSPDNLIDKLVRNIQEQQDFVLSEIYGVIRAEGRSLEITPAVIFDQYYGSRTIHLFFNLWYRDFDYSPALDANGPQVDHIFPQSLLKTVKDINPESGKRNILHYRAEHRDQLANCMLLTADENGFSGKCDNPPAEWFARSRFSSDATHERYLQMHLIPDNPELWTLERYDDFVAARKALIKEKFAYMLRKDEEELA, from the coding sequence ATGCAGAACAAGAAACTGCCGATCCGGAAGATCGTCAGCTACCTGAACGACGACGAGGCGGAAGGCGGAGGCTTCTGGCTGCCGAACATCCAACGCCCCTTCGTGTGGAGTGAGGAGCAGATTACGCGCCTGTTCGATTCGATCATGCGCGAGTACCCGATTAGCACGCTGCTGGTGTGGAAGACGAAGGAGGCGGTGAAGCACCGCAAGTTCATCGATAACTACCGGCGCGACATCAAGCTGACCGACTTCTACGTCCCGGACAACACGCGCTCGAAGATGATGGTGCTCGATGGGCAGCAGCGCCTGCAGAGCCTGTTCATCGGCTTGCGCGGCAGCTACGAGGGGCGCGAACTTTACTTCGACGTGCTCAGCGGCGGCGCTGCGGCCGCGCCGGAGGACATTCGCTTTCGCTTCGCGTTCAAGCCGGTTAATCCAGGCTGGCCCTGGTTGCGGTTCAAGGATCTGGTGTTTGAAAAAAAGAAACTAGACAACCAGATTGCCAAGGAGATCATCCGCTCGGCGCCAGCGGCCTTGTCCGATGACGAGGAGGACATGATCGAGCTCAACGTCGGACGGGCGAGGCAGGAGTTCGTCAACGACGACAACATCACCTTCCAGGAGCTAGATGGCATCGACAACCCGGATGCCTACCGGGTCGATGACATCGTCGAGATCTTCATCCGCGCCAATTCCGGCGGTACCAAGCTGGGCAAGTCGGATCTGCTGTTCTCGTTGCTGACTTCGAGCTGGGACGAGGCCGATGGCGAGATGGAAGCGCTGCTGGAAGACCTCAACCAGGGAAGCTTCGATTTCGATCGCGACTTCGTGCTGAAGTCCTGCCTGACCATGCTGGGCAGAGGCGCGCGATACGAGGTCGGCAAGTTCCGGGACGGCAAGACCAAGGAGGAGATCATCGCCAAATGGGATGAGCTGGCCGAGGCGATCAGGGCGGTGCGGGATCTGCTGGTCTCCAAGACGTACATCCGATCTGATCGGGCGATGCCTTCCTATCTGGCGCTGATCCCGCTCATTTACTACCGTTTCCACCACCCGGCGAAGTTCGCCGCCAACCAGGACATGGCGGCCTATCTGCTGCGGGTGCTGGTGGCAGGGGTGTTCGGCGGCAGCCCGGACAACCTGATCGACAAGCTGGTGCGCAACATCCAGGAACAGCAGGATTTCGTCCTCTCTGAGATCTACGGGGTGATCCGTGCGGAAGGGCGCAGCCTGGAGATTACGCCGGCGGTGATCTTCGACCAGTACTACGGGTCGAGGACGATCCACCTCTTCTTCAACCTCTGGTACCGGGACTTCGACTATTCACCCGCACTGGATGCCAACGGCCCGCAGGTGGATCACATCTTCCCGCAGAGCCTGTTGAAGACCGTGAAGGACATCAACCCCGAAAGCGGCAAGCGCAACATCCTGCACTACCGCGCGGAGCACCGCGATCAGCTCGCCAACTGCATGCTGCTGACGGCCGATGAAAACGGCTTTTCGGGTAAGTGTGATAACCCGCCCGCAGAGTGGTTTGCCCGTTCGCGATTCTCGTCTGATGCAACGCATGAGCGCTACCTGCAAATGCACCTGATTCCGGACAACCCAGAGCTGTGGACGCTGGAGCGTTACGACGATTTCGTCGCCGCTCGCAAGGCGCTGATCAAGGAGAAGTTCGCCTACATGCTGCGCAAGGACGAGGAGGAGTTGGCGTGA
- a CDS encoding retron system putative HNH endonuclease — protein MVELQHRTTPTPALTDFVGAHPALAAADFDSRAFQPIKLAVKADLNKDQGGLCAYCEKPLQPTEGQIDHIKPKAGANARPDLCFAYSNYAHSCINPKTCGQKKQDGLLPIEPGPGCNAEWALSTDGTIEPLPELTRQRRHAVVQTRDMLGLNKDSDLVDERRRWLASAIAVLQAAPADFPDFLQSAPYRHILASAF, from the coding sequence ATGGTTGAACTGCAACACCGTACTACGCCAACCCCGGCGCTGACGGATTTTGTCGGAGCCCATCCCGCGCTGGCCGCTGCCGACTTCGACAGTCGAGCCTTCCAGCCGATCAAGTTAGCCGTCAAAGCCGATCTGAACAAGGATCAGGGCGGCCTGTGCGCCTACTGCGAAAAACCTCTGCAGCCGACCGAAGGCCAGATCGACCACATCAAGCCCAAGGCTGGCGCCAATGCCAGACCGGACCTGTGCTTCGCTTACAGCAACTACGCCCACAGCTGCATCAACCCGAAAACCTGCGGGCAGAAGAAGCAAGACGGCCTGCTGCCGATCGAACCCGGCCCGGGCTGCAATGCCGAATGGGCGCTGTCCACCGACGGCACCATCGAACCTCTACCCGAACTGACCCGGCAACGCCGGCACGCCGTCGTCCAGACGCGCGACATGCTGGGCCTGAACAAGGACTCCGATCTTGTGGATGAGCGCAGGCGCTGGCTCGCCAGCGCCATTGCAGTCCTTCAGGCGGCGCCCGCAGATTTTCCCGACTTTCTCCAAAGCGCGCCGTATCGGCACATCCTGGCGTCCGCTTTCTGA